AGACCCTGGCGCACGGCCGCTGCGCTGAATGCGGTCACCTTGGCCAGCGTCTCGCCGCGGACTTCCTCCTCTGTCCACCCGAACATCCGCTCGGCGAATTGATTCCAGTAGAGGATGACGCCGTGCTTTCCGGTGGCCACCACGCCCTGCTGGACCACGGCCAGGATCCTGGCCTGGAACTGGATCCGCTCGTCGGCCTTGGTCCGCTCCATGGCCTCGGCCATGATCCGCTCCTTGGCATCGTTGCGGATGAACTCGTTGGTGGCCTGCACCTCCCTCAGGGCCCGTTCGGTCTCCGCCTTGGCCAGGAGGTGGCGGACCATGGGCTTGATGAGCAGGTAGTACATGGAGGGGAAGCAGACGAGGATGAGGGTCCCGGAATCCACGAACGCCATGGTCAGGTGGTCGTCCAGGAACAGGGGCTCCAGGGCCACCATGATGGTGAGTTCGGTGATGACGATGATCGCCGACACGATCAGGAAGGACCGGATCACGCCCCGCGTGAGGGATGTGGGCGGTGGATTCTCCACCGGCGGCGGTGTCGGCCGGATGGGAAGGGGGGAGGGCGCTCGGCGCGGGGCAGTCACGGATGACCTCGGATGGTGGAAATCCTCGGGCTAGCGGATGTCGACGAGATCCAACTCGAAGAGCAGCGTGGCTCCGGGAGGGATGTCGTCACCGATCTCGTGGGGGGCGTAACCGAGGGCGGGGGGCACCCGGAGCAGGCGCTTCCCGCCCTGCCTCATGGTCGCAAGGCCTTCGTCCCACCCCTTGATGACCCGGCCGACGCCGAGGGGGAAGGTGGCGGGATAACCCCGCTTGCGCGTGTCGAGGAAGAGGCGCCCCTTCTGGCCGCTCTCCTCCACCCAGCCCAAGGCCTCGACCACGCAGGTCTGGCCGATCCGCGGGGAGGGGCCGCTCCCAGGGGCGAGGTCCGCGATCCCCAGGCCGCTTGGGGAGGTGGACAGGTGCGGTGCGGAGGCCTGAGGGGTACGGCACCCGTAGACGGAGACGAGCAGGAGGACGGACAGGCAGGCGATGCTGGCGCGCATGGAAGAACTCCCTGGGCTGGATGGACCGTCCAGCCTATCAGAGGTGGCTCCCGGGCGGTTTCAGGGGGAGCTGGCCGGGGTAGGGATTTTCCCCAGGGCCGGCCAGTGCCCGTAGGCCCCGATCAGCCCTTGAGCTCGGTGTACATCCCCTCGATCTGCTCGGCGTACATCTGATTCACGACCCGCCGCTTCACCTTGAGGGAGGGCGTCAGCTGACCGCCTTCGAGGGTCATCTCCTGATCCAGCAGGACGATTTTCTTGACGCGCTCGTAGTTGGAGAGGTGTTCGTTCACCCGCTCGACGCGGCTGCCCACCTTGGCCACCACGAGCGGGTTCTTGATGAGCTCGGCGTGGGACTTGAAGGTGATCTTCTTGTAGCCTGCCCACCGCACCAGGCTGTCGAAATTGGGCACGATGAGCGCGGTGATGAAGTTGCGCTGGTCACCGATGAGCACGGCTTGCGAGATGTACTTGTCCACCTTGAGCTGGTTCTCGATGGGCTGGGGGGCCACCTTCTTGCCCCCGCTCGTGACGATGAGCTCTTTCTTCCGGTCGGTGATGTACAGACGCCCCTCGTCGTCGAAGTGCCCGATGTCGCCGGTGTGGAAGTAGCCGTCGGCATCGATGGCTTCCTGGGTGGCTTTCTCGTTGTTCCAGTACCCCACCATGATGTTCGGCCCCTGGCAGAGGATCTCGCCATCTTCCGCGATCTTCACGAAGGGGCGGCCGTTCCATTCCTTGTAGAGCGGGCGGCCCACGCAGCCGGGGATGACCTCGCCGAAGCGGTTCACGGTGATGATCGGGCTGGTCTCGGTCAGGCCGTATCCCTCGAGGATGGGGATGCCGAGGATCCAGAAGAACTCCATGATCTTTCCGCCGAGGGGGGCGCCGCCGCTGACGGCGATCTTCAGCCGGCCCCCGGTGCGCTGGCGGATCTTCTCGAAGACGACGGCCTTCGCCGTGCGGTACCACATGCCCTTCCAGGAGGGGGGCTCCTGGCCCTTCAGCAGGTAGGGCACCGCCTGGCGGCCCGCCAGCATGGCCCAGTGGAAGATCAGGCGCTTGATGAAGCTGCCGGAGGACACCGCGTCGTAGATCTTCGCGAAGATCTTCTCGTAGATGCGGGGGACCGAGGCCATGAGCGTGGGTCGCACTTCCAGCATGTCGGCCGCGACGGTGTTGACGCTCTCCGCGTAGTAGATGGAGGCGCCGACATGAAACCACAGGAAGTGGCCGGCCATGCGCTCGAAGATGTGGGTGAGCGGCAGGAAGCTCAGGGCCCGCTCGTTGTCGGTGATGTTGGCCACCGTGGCCCGGCCCGCGAGGACATTGGATACGAGGTTGCCGTGCGTGAGGATGGCGCCTTTGGGGTCGCCTGTGGTGCCGGAGGTGTAGATGAGGGTGAGGATGTCCGAGGCTTTCCTCTGCTCGCCCCAGGCGCGGACTTCCGGACGACGGGCCTCCATGGCCAGGCCTTCCCGCTGGAGATCCGACCAGAGGAGGAGGTTCCGGCTGGCCACCGCCGGAAGCTCGCCATCGATCAGCACGGCGGCCTCCAGAGCCGGCAGCTCGTCCCAGTGGGCCAGCACCTTGTCGAGCTGTTCGCGAGTGGAGCAGAGCACCCACCGGGATTGGCTGTCCTTCAGGATATAGGCCGCCTGGTCGGCGTTCAGGGTGGCGTAGATGGTCACATCGGGGGTGCCCAGGATGGCGCAGGCGTAATCGGCGATGGCCCACTCCGGGCGGTTTTCCGACATGAACGCCACCCGGTCTCCGGGTTTGAGGCCGCGGGCGGCCATGGCCAGAGCCAAACGCTCGACCCGGGCCACGATCTCGGCGTGGGAAATGGGTTCGTAGACGCCATTGCGCTTCGCGGCGAGGGCGTCAGGAAGGTTCTTCTCTGCGGCCGTATAGAAAAGCTGGGCAATGGTTTCGATGGGCTGGGCCACAATGACTCCGAAACACTTGGGGGATGTGAAGGCATGGTAACAGGGAAGGGCGCAGCGCCGCTGGGGGAGGGCATTCAGGCCTTCCACCTGGAGCAGCGCGCCCGAGGCGTGTCACCTCATACGGCCCGGGCTCAGCAGGGCGATCTGGACAAGCTCCTCGACCATGCCGTCCGCAGCCGATGGGACGACTGGGAGGTCAGTCCCCGCACCGTCCGCGGATTCGCCCTGGAACTGGGGGACCGCGGCCTCGATCCCGCCAGCCAGGCCCGCATCCTCTCCACGGTGCGAGGGTTCTTCCGCTGGCTGTGGGAGACGCGGCGCATCACCAAGAACCCCGCTTCCGGCTTGCGGAATCCGAAGCAGCCCCAGCGGCTCCCGGCCTTCCTCACGGAAGGTGAAAGCCAGGCCCTCCTGGACCTGCCGCCGGCCATCGACTTCCCCTCCTCGCGCCTCACCTGCCTGCTGGAACTGCTCTACGCCTCGGGCCTGCGCGTGTCCGAGCTGGTGGGCCTCGATCTGCAGGATCTGCTGATGGACCAGCGCACCCTGCGGGTGCTCGGCAAGGGGCGCAAGGAGCGCCTGGTGCCCTACCATGTCCAGGCGGCGGAAATTCTCACGGCCTACCTGGGGTTCCGCTCCGCCTTCCTGGCGGCCAAGGGGCTGCCGCCCAACGCGGCCCTCTTCCTGAACCAGCGTGGCGGGCGGCTCACGCCGACCAGTGTGCGGGCGCTGCTCCGGGCGGCCCTGGAGGCGGCCTCCGTGCGGTCCCGCGTCAGCCCCCACGCGCTGCGGCACAGCTTCGCCACCCACCTGCTGAATCGCGGAATGGACCTGCGGGCCATCCAGGAGCTGCTGGGCCACGCCAGCCTCAGCACCACGCAGCGCTACACTCACCTGGGCCTCGATGAACTGGCCCGAACCTACGAGAAGGCCCACCCCCGGGCCAAAAGCTAGGAGCATTCCATGGCGTTCGTCATCCCCACCCCCCCCCGTCCTGCGATTCCCGTCGAGGGCATGGAGCCTCTGTTCCCGGTCCGGCGCATCTACTGCGTGGGGCGGAACTATGCGGACCACGCCCGGGAGATGGGCGGCGATCCGAATCGCGAGCCCCCGTTCTTCTTCGGGAAGCCGCATGATGCCGTGGTGCCGGGCGGTGGCGACATCGCCTATCCACCAGTCACCTCCAACCTGCACTACGAAGTGGAGCTGGTGGTGGCCCTCAGCGGGGGCGGACGGGACATTCCGGCCCAGGAGGCCCTCGCCTGCGTCTACGGGTACGCCGTGGGCATCGACCTCACCCGCCGGGACCTCCAGGCGAAGTTCAAGGACAAGGGCCAGCCCTGGGAGATGGCCAAGGGCTTCGACCAGTCGGCGCCGGTCTCGGCACTCGTGCCGGCGGCCCGCCTCGGTCACCCGGCATCCGGAGGCATCTGGTTGTCGGTGAACGGCGTGGAGCGGCAGCGCGGCGACCTGGCCCAGATGACCTGGAATGTGGCCGAGGTGATCGCCCACCTGTCGTCCTATGTGGCCCTGGCCCCCGGAGACATCATCTTCACCGGGACGCCGTCCGGCGTCGGCGCCATCGTCCGCGGGGACCGCGTGCGTTGCGGCATCGAGGGCATCGGAGAGCTGGAGATCGTCCTGGTCTGATCGGCCGGAACCGGGCCGTCAGTTTCCGCCGGTCTTCTTGAACTGGGCGATGATGTCGTCGACGCTGTCCTTGCGGCTGTCGGCCTCCAGGCTGGTTTCGAAGATGTGGTCCTGGGTGGCCACGCGGCGTTCGGCGAAGCCTTCGCCGGACATGGCGCCGGAATGGATGTTGAAGATCACCAGCAGCCGGTTGAGGCCGCTCTGGAACTGCTTGAGGAGGATCACGACCTTCTCGATCTTCTGGCGCGTGATGTCCTGGAACTGGAGGATGTTGAGGATCTCGAAGGCCTCATCGCTCACCTGCTGGAGCAGGGCCTTCGTGGGGGCCAGGTCCGTCGCCGCGGCCGGAGCCGTGACCTGCTGGGCGAACAGGAATTCGAGCACTTCCTGAGCCAGGGCGGTCCGATCCTCACCGCCCGCGGCCCGGTCCAGGAAGCCGGTGACGGCCTCCTGCAGGTGGGCCTGCCGCTGGCTCTGTTCATTCAGGCCCTTCTGGCAGGCCTCGAGGCTTCGCGTGGCGTCGTCGCTGGCGGCCATGAGGGTATCCAGGCGGTTCATGACGCTCTGGGTGGCCTCTTCGGTGTCCGAGGTGATGGCGTCGAGCTGGGCGGCCAGTTCCGGCACCTGGGTGCTCTGGTGCTTCACCGAGGCATCCAGCTGCTGCAGGTTGAGGAGGGTCTGGTTGATGCTGGAGACGAGCGCCCCCAGTTCGCCTTTGGCCTCGATGTCGATCTTTTGGTACACCTGACCGTTGGCCATGTCCCGGGCGGCCTGGGCCAGGCGCAGGAGGCTGGCCTGGGAATCCCCCTGGAGATCCCGGCGCAGGTCCCCGATCAGTTCTTCGAGGGTGATGAGCCGCTGGTCAAGCCGCTCCCGGCGGGCCTGGAACTCGGCCACCAGGGCATCGGAGCCGCTGGTTGGAATCTGGTCGTCGGGGGCATCGGTCATGGAAACTCCAGGGCGCCCTCAGGGTGCGGGCCGCACCTTCACATGCGTACCTTCGGCCAGCCCCCAGGCCTGCATGAGTTCTCGCGGGATGGCCACCTGCTTGTCGGGAAGACCGGGCACGAACTCCACCCGCTCCACCGCCGGGCCCTTGGGCCAGATGATGCGCAGGTTCCGGACGCCGTGGCGGTAGGGCCCCACCACGGTCCACCAGCCCTCCATGGCCTTGGGCAGCTCGAGGTGGTCCCCCTTGCGGAAGAGCCCCGTCTTCAGCTGGGTGACGGCCACATGGGCATCGGGCTCCAGCACATCCAGGCGACCGGCGTCCTTGAGGATGGAGGCTGCCTGGAGGACGGCCACATCGTGCTGGCCGGAGGCCGCCATGATCTCCTGGAAGTCGCGGTAGCCGTCGAAGAAGGGCAGGACGCGGCGTTCCTCGGCGAAGAGCTTGAGGCCCTCCAGGAGCTGTGGGGCCGGCAGGGTGGGCCAGGGCACCGCCGTAAGGCGGGGGAAGATGGTGTTGAGGCGCTTCCGGCTGTCCTGGATCCGTGCGGAGTCCATGAGCAGGTCGGGCACCGTGCGGCGGATGGTCACTGGGATCTGGAGCTGGGTGGTGAGGAACTCGAACTGGCCGGACACCCACTCCAGGATCTCGAAGGCGGCGGGCTCGCCCCGGGTCGACAGGGTCTCCGCATGGATCACTTCACCGCGTGAGAAATACAGCACCCCGCTCACCTTGCCGGAGCTGACCTGAAGCATGCCCGTCTTGCGGTTGACATGGAGCAGCTGCGCCACATCCGTCAGGGAGATGCTTTCCAGGGTGCCGCGCAGGTTGCTCATGGCTGCCCCTCAATCGGCGCGAGCAGTTCCTGCAGCAGGACATGGATCCGTTCCCGGGTGATGGGCTTCACGGCGAAGATGTCCGCGCCGCTGCGAAGTCCCTCCCGCCAGGCCGACTCGCCGTCGTAGCCCGTGAGGAGCACGACCTTGATGCCCTGGCACTCCGGATCGTCCTTGATGGAGTGGCACAGGGCGGCGCCGCTCTCGCCGGGCATCAGGACATCCAGGAACACCAGGTTCACCGGCTCCTGGGCCAGGGCCCGGCGGGCGGAACTCGCATCGGTGGCCTCCAGGACGCGATGCCCGGCCATCTCGATGTATTCCCGGAGGACCAGCCGGACCTCGGAATCGTCGTCGACCACCAGGACAGTGCTCACGGCCGGGCTTCCATCACGGCGCCGAGCATCTCTTCCACCGCCCGCTCCAGTCCCACCAGCACGGCCCTGCCAATGAGGCTGTGCCCGATGTTCAGCTCCTCGACCTCGGGGATGGCCGCGATGGGGCCCACATTCTGCAGGTTCAATCCGTGGCCCGCCAGCACACGCAGGCCGAGGCGGCTGCCCAGGCGGGCGGCATCGCGGATTTTGGCCAATTCCGCCGTCGCATCGGAATCCATGGGCAGGTCGCTGTAGACCCCCGTGTTCAGCTCCACCGCATCGGCCTCGAGCTTGGCGGCCATCTTCACCTGGTCGAGCACCGGATCCACGAACAGGCTCACGCGGATGCCGGCGCTGCGCAGCTCCCGCAGCACAGGGCGCAGCATGCCCTGGAGGAAGATGGCATCCAGGCCGCCCTGGGTGGTGAGCTCCTCGCGGCTTTCGGGGACCAGGGTCACCCAGGAGGGCCGGGCGGGGATGACGGCCTCCAGGGCCTCGGGGGTGGCCGCGCACTCGACATTCAGCGGCACCGCCAGCACTTCCTTGAGGAGGCGGAGGTCACGGTCCTGGATGTGGCGGCGGTCGCCCCGGAGGTGGACCGTGATGCCATGGGCCCCGGCGCTCTGGGCCAGCAGGGCGGCGGCGACGGGTTCGGGCTCATGCCCTCCCCGGGCCTGCCGGAGGGTGGCCACATGGTCGATGTTGACGCCAAGCCTGAGGTTCAATGCGGGCTCCAGAGAGTGATCTACTTTAGCTTATCCCCTCACTGACTCCATCGGCACCGGAGAGCGCAGGCAGGAGAGGCAAAAAAGAAGTTGAAACACATAAAATGGACTGCCAACCTTAACCCATGGACGCCTCGACCCCGCTTCCCTCCCTGTTCCTCGCCCACGGTTCTCCCATGCTCGCCCTGGATGGGGGCGCCTGGGGGCAGGCCGTCTCGGACCTCGGCCGGACGCTGCCGCCCCTGCGGGCCATCCTGGTCTGCTCGGCCCACTGGGAAGCCGCGGGCCCGTTCCGGTTCTCCTCGGCCGGACGGCCGGGTGTCATGCACGATTTCGGCGGTTTCCCCGAGGCGCTCTACGCCCTGGACTATCCGGCCCCGGGTTCCCCGGACCTGGCCCGGGAGGCCGCCAGCCTGCTACAGGCCGCGGGCCTGGAGACCCAACTGGATCCCCAGCGCCCCCTCGACCACGGGGCCTGGGTGCCGCTGCGCTACCTCGCCCCGGAGGCCGCCCTGCCGGTGGTGCAGCTGTCCCTCCCCCGGCCCCGGACGCCGGAACGGCTCCTGGCGGCGGGACGGGCCCTGGCCCCGCTGCGCGAGCGCGGCGTGCTGATCCTCGGCAGCGGCGGCGTGGTGCACAACCTCCGCCACCTGGATTGGCAGGACGCCTCCGGACCCGAATCCTGGGCCAAGGATTTCCAATCATGGGTGGATGCCCGCCTGGTGACTCGGGACGCCGGGGCGCTCGCGAAGTGGCGGTCGGCTCCGGGTGCAGTGGAATCCGTGCCGACCTCCGAACATCTGGACCCCCTCTTCGTGGCCCTCGGGGCCTCCCAGTCCGCGGCGGAAAAGCAGGCCGCGCCGGGCAAGCTGTTTGACGGCTGGCAGCTCGGCAACCTCAGCCTGGCCAGCTATCGCTTCGATTAGGAGGTCGTAACAAAACCCTGCGCGGCGTTGTGGGGTTTTGTTGCCACCTCTGCACCTCAGGCCTCGGCCCGCTTCATGCTTCGCAGGGCCATGGTCCAGATGACGGCGGAGAGGCCCAGCAGCTTGAGCACCTCCGGCCAGAAGGCCTCAAGGCCCGCGCCCCGCAGCACCACCGCCCGGATGATGATGAGGAAGTGGGTGAGCGGCATGATCTCGCCGAGGAGGAAGAAGGGCAGGGGCATGCCCTCCCGGGGGAAGATGTAGCCGCTGAGGAACACGAAGGGCAGGAAGGTGAGCATGCTCATCTGGGCGCTCTGGCCCTGGCTCTGGGCCGTGGTGGAGATGCGGATGCCGATGCCGAGCATGGCGACGATGAAGAGTCCGGCCATCAGGTAGAGGAGGAGTACGGAGCCCGCCACAGGCACATGGAAGAAGAGGTGGGCGACGCCGAACAGCACGGTCATCTGGGCGTAGGCCATCACCACCACGGGGATGATCTTGCCGGCGAACAGCTCCATGGGTGTGACCGGTGTGACGAGCACCTGATCCAGCGTGCCGCGCTCCTTCTCTCGCACGATGGCGTTGGCCGCGAACATGATGCAGGTCATGGAGAGGATCACGCCCACCAGGCCTGGCACGATGAAGGTGGGGCTGCGGAGATCCGGGTTGTACCACGGCCGGATCCGCACCTCCACCGGCATCACGGGCTTGGCGGCACCGCCGTAGCCCATGCGGTCATACAGCAGCTGGGTGTTGCGGAGCTGCCCCACCCCGGCGGCCGTGGACATGGCGCTGCCCGCCGTGGTGGGACTGGAGCCATCCACGAGGATCATCACCTCGCCGGTCTGGCCCGACCGGATGCGGCGGGCGTAGTCCGGCGGGAACCACACGCCCACCTGGGCCCGGCCCCGGTCCAGGGCCGCGCGGAGCTCAGCCTCGGAGGCGACATGGGCCTTCACATCGAAGTATTGGGTGGCCACCAGGCCATCCACGAAGCTGCGGCTCTCCTGGCTCCGGGACTCGTCCAGCACCGCCGCCGGCATGTGCTTCACATCGTAGTTGATGGCGAAGCCGAAGATGATGAGCTGCATGAGGGGCATGCCCAGCGTGAAGGCCAGGGTCATCCGGTCCCGGCGCAGCTGCAGGAATTCCTTCCAGACCAGGGCTTTGATGCGGTTCCACATGGTCGCTCCTAGACGGCGCGAGAGCGCTGGACGAGATCCACGAACAGGTCTTCGAGGGAAGGCAGTTCCGGCGGCAGAGCCTCGAAGGTGTGGCCGGCTTGCCGAAGCGTCGCGAGCAGCGAGGAGGGATCGGCCTCGGCCGGGAGGGAGAGGCGCACGCTGCGTCCCAGCAACTCGGCGGCGAGCACTTCCGGGTGGGTCCGCGCCGCAGCCCGCAAGGCGCGGAAGCCCTCGGTCCGAAGTTCGACCACCTGGCGGCCCAGGCCTTCCTTGAGAGCCCGCGGACGCCCATAGGCCATGAGCTTCCCGCCGAGGATGAAGGCCAGGCGATCGCATTGGTCGGCTTCGGCCAGGTTGTGGGTGGTGACGAGGATGCTCATGCCCTCCGCCACGAGTTCGTCCATGGCCTCCCAGAAGAGCCTTCGCCGCAGGGGGTCCACGCCGCTGGTGGGTTCGTCCAGGAAGAGCACCTCCGGCCGGTGGAGGGTGGCGGCCGCCAGCGCCACCCGCTGCCGCTCGCCGGTGGAGAGCTTGGATACGAGCAGGTCCCGGTGGGCCCAGACCTGCATCTCCTTCAGGCGGAAGTCGAGTTCGGAAGCCAGCCGCGGACCTTCGAGGCCGTAGAGGCCTCCGAAGAAGCGGAGGTTCTCCGCCACCGTGAGGTCTGTCAGCAGGCTGGATTTCTGGCTCATGTAGCCCATGCGCCCCCGCACCTGGTCCGCCTCGGTGAACAGGTCCCGGCCCAGGGCCCGGGCCTCGCCCGCACTGGGGGCCAGCACGCCGCAGAGCATGCGGATGGTGGTGCTCTTGCCGGCACCGTTGGGCCCGAGGAAGCCGAAGATCTCCCCAGGCTGGATCTCGAAGCTGAGCTCCGAGACGGCGGTGAAGTCGCCGAAGCGGCGCGTGAGGCCCCGAACCTGCAGAACCGGCTCAGCCATGGAGGTTCCCGGCTTCCACGAGGGCGTGCAGGAAGACATCCTCCACGCTGGTCTCCGCGAGGCGGACCTGCTCGACGCCCGGCAGGGCGGAGAGCCGCGCCAGCAGCGGCGCGGGATCCTGGTCGGGAAACCGGACGCGCAGCACCTCGCCCTCGGCGAACAGGTCCAGGGGCGCCAGCGCGGCGAGCGCCGCCTGCACCTCGCGGCGCCGGGCGCTCACGAGCCGGAACACCAGGCCGGGCAGGCCCCGCCGGAAGGAGGCCCGGTCCCCTTCCTGGAGAACCTGGCCTTCGTGCATGAGCAGCATGCGGTGGGCGTATTCGGCCTCGTCCATGTAGGGCGTGGAGAAGAGGATGGCCACGCCCTCGTCGTGGACCGCGTGCAGCAGCTCCCAGAACTCCCGACGGCTCACGGGATCCACGCCCGTGGTGGGCTCGTCCAGGAGGAGGAGGCGCGGCTCCGTGAGCAGGGCCGTGCAGAGGGAGAGCTTCTGCTTCATGCCGCCGGACAGGGCCCCGGAAGGCCGGTCCCGGAAGGCCATCAGGTCTACGGATTCCAGCAGGCGCCGGATCCGGGGGGCGGGATCCGGCAGGCCGAAGAGGCCCGCCTGGAACTGCAGGTTCTCAGCCACCGTGAGTTCGGGGGCGAGGCTGAAGGTCTGGGGCACATAGCTGACGCCCTGACGGTCGAGGTGGCGAACTACCGCTCCGCCGGAAGGCTTCTGCAGGCCGATGAGCATGCGGAAGGTGGTGGTCTTCCCCGCGCCATCGGGGCCGATGAGGCCCACGAGGTCGCCCTCGGAAAGGCTCAGGTCCAGCCCCTTCACGGCCTCTTTCGGGCCGAAGCGGCAAGTGAGGTCCCGGGCCTCCAGCAGGATCATCGGTGGGCGCTCCCCAGGCGGACATCCACGGCCACGCCGGGCATCAGGCCCTGCTCCCAGCCGCCCTTGAGGTTCACCCGCGCGGGATAGACGAGGTTCACGCGTTCTTCACGGCTCTCGACCATCTTCGGTGTGAACTCGGCTTCGGAGGCCACTTCGTCGAGGGTGGCCTCGAGGATGCGCTTGTCCGGCGTCTCCACGGTGACGGGGGAACCGAGCCGCGCCTGGCCTTGCAGGGGCTGGGGCAGGTAGATCCGCACCCACAGCTGGTCGAGACGGGCCAGGGTAAGTACCGGCTGACCCGGGGCCAGGATGCTGCCGGGCTCCCGCAAGCGGTGGGTGACGAGGCCATCGAAGGGGGCCCGCACCTCCGTGAAGCCGGCCTGGGCCCGGCTCTGCTGCAGCACGGCCTGGGCCTTCCGTGCTTCGGCGGAACCAGCCTGCCGTTGCTCGACGCGGGCCCCGGCCCTCAGCTCGACCAGGGCCTTGGCCTGCAGGTTCAGCGCCGCCGCAGCCCGATCCCGCTCGGCCGTGACGCGGTCCAGCTCGGCCTGGGAGAGCACCTGGTCCCGGAAGAGGCGGGCCGTGCGGTGGAGGTTCTCTTCGGCGAGCCTCACCGCGGCCTCGGCATCGCGCACCCGGGCTTCACCCTGGGCGATCTGCTCGGCGCGGGTGCCACGGTCCAGTTCCAGGCGCTTGGCGTCGGCGCTGTCGAAGCCGGCCTGGTCGCGGAGCACGGCGGCGTCCAGTTCCTCGGCCACCACCCGGGCCAGCAGATCCCCGGCCTTCACGCGCTGGCCTTCGCGGACCTGGAGTTCCACGAGCCGCCCCCCGGCCCGGGGACCGAGGTCCGTGAGGTAAGCCTCCACCCGGCCATTGAGGAGGGGGCGGGGATCCCGCCGGCAGGCCAGGAGGAGCAGCGGAAGCAGGAGCAGGGCCTTGCGCATGGAAGATCCTTTAAGGTCGGGATGGATCAGGGACGGGTATCGGGCAGGGGGGGGATCGGAGCGGCCGGGTCGGCAGCGAGGCCCCGCCAGTAGAGCTCCAGCCAGGCGCGTTCGCCCTTGGCCACGGATTCCTCGGGCGTCAGCCCCAGGATGCGCGGGGCCACGACGGGCAGCACATCGAGAACCTCCAAGTGGAGCTTCACGAAGAAGAAGGTGGCGAGGAGCAGATCCAGCCCCTCCCGCACCTCACCCCGCTGAACCCCCTGCTCAAGGATGCTCCGGACCTGGAGGGCGGCCCCGAACAGGCGGCTCTGGATCGTTTCCTGGATGCCCTCGGTCCCCCGGACGATTTCCCCGCGTACGAGGCTGCGGAGGCCTGGATCCTGGCCGAGGCGCCGGCCGTAGATGCCCAGGACCTCCCACAGGCGCAGGGCGGTGTGGCGATCATCGGAAGGATCCGCCAGCTGCTTCAGCTCCTCGACCAGGGGCGGGATGCGGCGGTCCAGGAGGGCCGTGAACATGGCCTCCTTGCTGTCGAAGTGGTAATAGATCAGGGCCGGGTCGCAGCCCGCTTGCCGGGCGATGGCGCGCAGGCTGGCGGCACGCAGGCCGTCCCGGGCGAAAACCTCCTGGGCCGCGTTCAGGAGCTGGTCCGCATCCATTCGGGTGGGCTTGGGGCCGCGGGGACGGGAAGGGTGTGGAAGGGGCGCAGGAGAGGGCATGGGACTCCAATTCAACACGCGTTGAATATTGGGGTCCGTGCAGTCCTTGCGCAAGGTTTTATTTCATCGACCGTGGAAATAAAGTGCAGACCACAAAAAGCCCCCGGGGTTCCGGGGGCTCTTCAGAAGAAAACGGCCGGCTACTCGCTGGAGATGGGAACGACCGTGGTGTCTTCGATGGTGAGCACCTCGGC
The window above is part of the Geothrix sp. genome. Proteins encoded here:
- a CDS encoding class III extradiol ring-cleavage dioxygenase; the encoded protein is MDASTPLPSLFLAHGSPMLALDGGAWGQAVSDLGRTLPPLRAILVCSAHWEAAGPFRFSSAGRPGVMHDFGGFPEALYALDYPAPGSPDLAREAASLLQAAGLETQLDPQRPLDHGAWVPLRYLAPEAALPVVQLSLPRPRTPERLLAAGRALAPLRERGVLILGSGGVVHNLRHLDWQDASGPESWAKDFQSWVDARLVTRDAGALAKWRSAPGAVESVPTSEHLDPLFVALGASQSAAEKQAAPGKLFDGWQLGNLSLASYRFD
- a CDS encoding ABC transporter permease, with protein sequence MWNRIKALVWKEFLQLRRDRMTLAFTLGMPLMQLIIFGFAINYDVKHMPAAVLDESRSQESRSFVDGLVATQYFDVKAHVASEAELRAALDRGRAQVGVWFPPDYARRIRSGQTGEVMILVDGSSPTTAGSAMSTAAGVGQLRNTQLLYDRMGYGGAAKPVMPVEVRIRPWYNPDLRSPTFIVPGLVGVILSMTCIMFAANAIVREKERGTLDQVLVTPVTPMELFAGKIIPVVVMAYAQMTVLFGVAHLFFHVPVAGSVLLLYLMAGLFIVAMLGIGIRISTTAQSQGQSAQMSMLTFLPFVFLSGYIFPREGMPLPFFLLGEIMPLTHFLIIIRAVVLRGAGLEAFWPEVLKLLGLSAVIWTMALRSMKRAEA
- a CDS encoding ABC transporter ATP-binding protein, translating into MAEPVLQVRGLTRRFGDFTAVSELSFEIQPGEIFGFLGPNGAGKSTTIRMLCGVLAPSAGEARALGRDLFTEADQVRGRMGYMSQKSSLLTDLTVAENLRFFGGLYGLEGPRLASELDFRLKEMQVWAHRDLLVSKLSTGERQRVALAAATLHRPEVLFLDEPTSGVDPLRRRLFWEAMDELVAEGMSILVTTHNLAEADQCDRLAFILGGKLMAYGRPRALKEGLGRQVVELRTEGFRALRAAARTHPEVLAAELLGRSVRLSLPAEADPSSLLATLRQAGHTFEALPPELPSLEDLFVDLVQRSRAV
- a CDS encoding ABC transporter ATP-binding protein yields the protein MILLEARDLTCRFGPKEAVKGLDLSLSEGDLVGLIGPDGAGKTTTFRMLIGLQKPSGGAVVRHLDRQGVSYVPQTFSLAPELTVAENLQFQAGLFGLPDPAPRIRRLLESVDLMAFRDRPSGALSGGMKQKLSLCTALLTEPRLLLLDEPTTGVDPVSRREFWELLHAVHDEGVAILFSTPYMDEAEYAHRMLLMHEGQVLQEGDRASFRRGLPGLVFRLVSARRREVQAALAALAPLDLFAEGEVLRVRFPDQDPAPLLARLSALPGVEQVRLAETSVEDVFLHALVEAGNLHG
- a CDS encoding HlyD family efflux transporter periplasmic adaptor subunit is translated as MRKALLLLPLLLLACRRDPRPLLNGRVEAYLTDLGPRAGGRLVELQVREGQRVKAGDLLARVVAEELDAAVLRDQAGFDSADAKRLELDRGTRAEQIAQGEARVRDAEAAVRLAEENLHRTARLFRDQVLSQAELDRVTAERDRAAAALNLQAKALVELRAGARVEQRQAGSAEARKAQAVLQQSRAQAGFTEVRAPFDGLVTHRLREPGSILAPGQPVLTLARLDQLWVRIYLPQPLQGQARLGSPVTVETPDKRILEATLDEVASEAEFTPKMVESREERVNLVYPARVNLKGGWEQGLMPGVAVDVRLGSAHR
- a CDS encoding TetR/AcrR family transcriptional regulator, producing the protein MPSPAPLPHPSRPRGPKPTRMDADQLLNAAQEVFARDGLRAASLRAIARQAGCDPALIYYHFDSKEAMFTALLDRRIPPLVEELKQLADPSDDRHTALRLWEVLGIYGRRLGQDPGLRSLVRGEIVRGTEGIQETIQSRLFGAALQVRSILEQGVQRGEVREGLDLLLATFFFVKLHLEVLDVLPVVAPRILGLTPEESVAKGERAWLELYWRGLAADPAAPIPPLPDTRP